A portion of the Kribbella jejuensis genome contains these proteins:
- a CDS encoding type II toxin-antitoxin system Phd/YefM family antitoxin, producing the protein MDSIPVRELNQHTSAVLARVANGESLEITVSGQPAARLVPIDDNTSIRADLIRRGRLIPASNPGPLVLPAGEPDLSVDSTDIVSDLREERL; encoded by the coding sequence ATGGACAGCATCCCGGTACGAGAGCTCAACCAGCACACGAGCGCCGTCCTGGCGCGTGTTGCCAACGGCGAATCGCTCGAGATCACGGTCAGCGGGCAGCCGGCTGCCCGGCTTGTCCCGATCGACGACAACACGAGCATCCGCGCCGACCTGATTCGGCGTGGCCGCCTGATCCCGGCCAGCAATCCCGGGCCGTTGGTGCTGCCCGCGGGTGAGCCGGACCTGTCGGTCGACTCGACGGACATCGTCTCGGACCTGCGCGAGGAACGGCTGTGA
- a CDS encoding type II toxin-antitoxin system VapC family toxin, whose amino-acid sequence MIFLDSAAIVKMIRREAESAALETWLGQQTDKGLVASALVLTEVPRALRRSDPGRLAAVPTVLARLDRVPVDETVLATAAAYADPMLRTLDAIHLATAQSLVLEGIELTALVTYDKRLLTAAAEIGLPTAAPGAA is encoded by the coding sequence GTGATCTTCCTCGACTCAGCGGCGATCGTGAAGATGATCCGCCGGGAAGCCGAGAGTGCCGCGCTCGAGACGTGGCTCGGACAGCAGACAGACAAGGGGCTCGTCGCCTCGGCGCTCGTGCTGACCGAGGTCCCTCGCGCCCTCCGGCGATCCGACCCAGGTCGGCTCGCGGCGGTGCCGACCGTGCTGGCGAGGCTCGACAGGGTGCCCGTGGACGAGACCGTTCTCGCGACCGCCGCGGCGTACGCGGACCCGATGCTCCGGACACTCGACGCCATCCACCTCGCCACCGCACAGTCGCTGGTTCTCGAAGGCATCGAGCTCACCGCGCTGGTCACTTACGACAAGCGTCTCCTGACGGCGGCCGCCGAGATAGGGCTACCGACGGCTGCTCCCGGTGCCGCCTGA